From the Castor canadensis chromosome 9, mCasCan1.hap1v2, whole genome shotgun sequence genome, one window contains:
- the Abhd18 gene encoding protein ABHD18 isoform X1 has product MPRKPKDQVRSSLKNVSDLFVMGGALVLESAALLHWLEREGYGPLGMTGISMGGHMASLAVSNWPKPMPLIPCLSWSTASGVFTTGVLSKSINWRELEKQYYTQTVYEEEIIHMLEYCGTDSFKMGQEFVKRFPSSVDKLSNLNLVSRTLSLDVTDQADANHTECHDSSKTSTSAMSRLLMQDPSKIESLNTTLSINKSCYTTYNPQSCHPLSKEQQRNNLQKESLIFMKGVMDECTHVANFSVPVDPSLIIVVQAKEDAYIPRTGVRSLQEIWPGCEIRYLEGGHISAYLFKQGLFRQAIYDAFERFLHKYAN; this is encoded by the exons GAAACCCAAGGACCAAGT GAGATCCAGCTTAAAAAACGTGTCTGACCTCTTTGTGATGGGAGGAGCTcttgtgctggaatctgcagctcTCTTGCACTGGCTGGAGAGGGAAGGCTATGGGCCTCTGGGCATGACTGGAATATCCATGGGAGGACAC ATGGCCTCCTTGGCAGTATCCAACTGGCCTAAGCCCATGCCCTTGATTCCTTGTCTGTCTTGGTCCACAGCATCTGGGGTCTTCACTACG GGTGTATTGAGTAAATCCATCAACTGGAGGGAACTGGAGAAGCAATATTATACACAAACTGTCTATGAAGAAGAAATTATTCACATGCTCGAATACTGTGGA ACAGATTCTTTCAAAATGGGACAAGAGTTTGTGAAACGCTTCCCTAGCAGTGTAGACAAATTATCCAACCTTAATCTGGTTTCCAGAACTTTAAGTTTAGATGTGACTGACCAAGCTGACGCAAATCATACTGAGTGCCATGACTCTAGTAAAACATCGACCAGTGCTATGTCAAGACTCCTGATGCAAGATCCTTCTAAGATAGAGAGCTTGAATACAACGCTTTCAATCAACAAAAGTTGTTACACAACTTACAACCCTCAGTCCTGCCACCCACTCAGCAAGgaacaacaaagaaacaatctTCAGAAAGAGTCTTTAATATTTATGAAAGGAGTCATGGATGAGTGCACTCACGTAGCAAATTTCTCAG TTCCAGTTGACCCCAGCCTCATTATAGTGGTGCAAGCCAAAGAAGATGCCTACATTCCACGGACAGGAGTTCGAAGTCTACAAGAAATCTGGCCTGGTTGTGAAATCCGATATCTAGAAGGGGGTCACATTAGTGCATATCTTTTCAAGCAAGGACTCTTCAG acaAGCCATCTATGATGCATTTGAACGCTTCCTCCATAAATACGCTAACTAA